From Denitrovibrio acetiphilus DSM 12809, the proteins below share one genomic window:
- a CDS encoding microcin C ABC transporter permease YejB, producing MTPYILRRLILVVPTLIGIITINFFLVQMAPGGPLETMIARITGEEVTAESRALRQEDSDSSLQIKGESAPAGKSEGAENISPELMEKLRELYGFDKPLYVRYLTMLRDFAVFDFGDSFFIDKSVLELIKEKMPVSISLGIWSTLLVYLVSIPLGIAKSVRHGSRFDIWSSFAVIIGSAVPVFLFAVILVILFAGGNYFAWFPLRGLVSDGFADMTIMEKILDYLWHMCLPVFAMLIGSFASLTMLTKNSFLDEIGKQYVLTARAKGLKEKTILYGHVFRNSMLIVISGFPAAFISMFFTGSLLIEVIFSLDGLGLMGFEATMSRDYPVMFSTLYVFTLLGLVLNILSDITYCLVDPRINFNAASRG from the coding sequence ATGACACCGTATATACTTCGTCGGCTGATTCTCGTTGTGCCCACTCTCATAGGGATTATAACTATAAATTTTTTTCTGGTGCAGATGGCGCCAGGCGGTCCTCTGGAGACTATGATTGCCCGTATAACCGGCGAAGAGGTTACAGCGGAATCGAGGGCGCTTCGTCAGGAAGATTCTGACAGCAGCCTTCAGATAAAAGGTGAGTCTGCACCGGCGGGAAAATCCGAAGGTGCAGAGAATATCTCGCCGGAACTCATGGAGAAGCTCAGGGAGCTTTATGGTTTTGACAAACCTCTATATGTACGTTATCTGACTATGCTGCGGGATTTTGCTGTATTTGACTTCGGCGACAGTTTCTTTATTGATAAATCTGTTCTGGAGCTGATAAAGGAAAAAATGCCTGTTTCCATATCGTTGGGCATATGGAGCACTTTGCTGGTTTATCTGGTGAGTATACCGCTTGGAATTGCGAAGTCTGTCCGGCACGGGAGCAGGTTTGATATATGGAGCTCGTTTGCTGTGATCATAGGATCTGCTGTCCCTGTCTTTCTGTTTGCTGTGATACTCGTGATACTTTTTGCAGGGGGGAACTATTTTGCGTGGTTTCCTCTGCGTGGGTTGGTTTCGGACGGTTTTGCAGACATGACCATTATGGAAAAGATACTGGATTATCTGTGGCATATGTGCCTGCCTGTTTTTGCCATGCTGATAGGCAGTTTTGCATCACTGACGATGCTGACTAAAAACTCTTTTCTGGACGAGATAGGTAAACAGTATGTCCTGACAGCAAGAGCGAAGGGGCTGAAGGAGAAGACTATCCTTTACGGGCATGTTTTCAGGAACTCTATGCTGATAGTCATATCCGGCTTTCCGGCTGCTTTTATCTCTATGTTTTTCACAGGTTCGCTTCTGATAGAGGTGATCTTTTCGCTGGACGGTCTTGGGCTTATGGGGTTTGAGGCAACCATGAGCAGAGATTATCCTGTGATGTTTTCAACGCTCTATGTTTTTACTCTGCTGGGGCTTGTTCTTAATATTCTAAGCGACATTACTTACTGTCTTGTTGATCCCAGAATAAACTTTAATGCTGCGTCGAGGGGATAG